The proteins below are encoded in one region of Helianthus annuus cultivar XRQ/B chromosome 2, HanXRQr2.0-SUNRISE, whole genome shotgun sequence:
- the LOC110915599 gene encoding protein FATTY ACID EXPORT 2, chloroplastic isoform X1, protein MVSTADLLAISQSSILLPQFRSQVSTQGQNRTPCYKVCTTASTSCTRGFSLTPTSNLSLYRPISIKQQSRNRFSSVLRGCVVPEKVPTAFSVDFVEGTDIEPDSTGGGGGGDVGGGEGNNWGGSGGGEGSSDDSEKEPKKMAMSMSQKLTLGYAALVGLGGLMGYLKSGSQKSLLSGGISAALLYYVYTQLPVNPVFASCVGFGLSAALLGVMGTRFKKSGKVFPAGVVSVVSLVMTGGYIHGIMRSFH, encoded by the coding sequence ATGGTCAGTACAGCAGATCTGTTAGCAATATCCCAATCTTCCATTTTGCTTCCCCAATTTCGTTCCCAAGTGTCGACTCAAGGCCAAAACCGTACCCCGTGCTATAAAGTTTGTACCACAGCTTCAACTAGTTGTACCCGTGGCTTCTCATTGACACCCACATCAAATCTCTCACTATACCGTCCGATTAGTATCAAACAGCAGTCAAGAAACCGGTTTTCAAGTGTGTTAAGAGGCTGTGTAGTTCCTGAAAAAGTACCAACTGCTTTTTCTGTTGATTTTGTAGAAGGAACTGATATCGAACCAGATAGCaccggtggtggtggcggtggtgacgTTGGTGGTGGTGAAGGAAACAACTGGGGCGGTAGTGGAGGCGGTGAAGGATCATCAGACGACAGTGAGAAGGAACCCAAGAAGATGGCGATGTCGATGTCTCAGAAGCTAACGCTGGGCTATGCCGCATTAGTTGGGCTGGGCGGATTGATGGGTTATTTAAAAAGCGGGAGCCAGAAATCTTTACTCTCTGGCGGCATATCTGCAGCGTTACTGTACTATGTTTACACGCAACTGCCGGTGAACCCAGTGTTCGCATCATGTGTTGGGTTTGGTTTGTCTGCTGCACTTTTGGGAGTCATGGGTACACGGTTCAAGAAGTCGGGCAAAGTTTTTCCAGCTGGGGTTGTGTCTGTCGTGTCGCTTGTTATGACTGGTGGGTATATACACGGTATCATGCGCAGCTTTCATTAA
- the LOC110915599 gene encoding protein FATTY ACID EXPORT 2, chloroplastic isoform X2: MAMSMSQKLTLGYAALVGLGGLMGYLKSGSQKSLLSGGISAALLYYVYTQLPVNPVFASCVGFGLSAALLGVMGTRFKKSGKVFPAGVVSVVSLVMTGGYIHGIMRSFH; this comes from the coding sequence ATGGCGATGTCGATGTCTCAGAAGCTAACGCTGGGCTATGCCGCATTAGTTGGGCTGGGCGGATTGATGGGTTATTTAAAAAGCGGGAGCCAGAAATCTTTACTCTCTGGCGGCATATCTGCAGCGTTACTGTACTATGTTTACACGCAACTGCCGGTGAACCCAGTGTTCGCATCATGTGTTGGGTTTGGTTTGTCTGCTGCACTTTTGGGAGTCATGGGTACACGGTTCAAGAAGTCGGGCAAAGTTTTTCCAGCTGGGGTTGTGTCTGTCGTGTCGCTTGTTATGACTGGTGGGTATATACACGGTATCATGCGCAGCTTTCATTAA